The Medicago truncatula cultivar Jemalong A17 chromosome 7, MtrunA17r5.0-ANR, whole genome shotgun sequence genome includes the window GACAATAACATGTCTATAaactattttcagcttatttccataatcTCTCAAAAATAACTTACCAGAACAGCTTATaccttatatgaaaacagtttgactttgttttgttttttcttatttattatcaAAATAGCTAATATGATAAGCATTTATCCTACAATcacttaattaagctgtttatccaaacagatcCTATATCAGCCTAAGTGATCATGCAGCCAATGGCTCCCGCAGTTGGCTCATAACGAAAACCAAAATTTCAGAAAAACCATACAGATCAGCAGCAAGTTTTCAATAACCAGTGGTAAGCTAGTAATTTCGAATACAAATTTACGATGTTATGCAATTAGAATTCCACACCTAATCTTTATAACACGGATCACCAATCCTCATCATGTAACAGCAACTAATTTAACTAACATTAAtgtaattcatcaatcataatcataaataaaaattcaaaaccacCGAATTGCTTGTTTAACACACTAACACAAAGAAAGTAAGTAAATTACAAAATCAGCAACAAGTCTTGAAGTTGaatgaatcaaataaaaacaGATCCATGGAAAATCACAGATAGAAAATTGATGAGAAAAGCATCACCGacaaaattgaaggaaaaaaaaaagcaatgcaatgcaGGTAAAAGGAAAAAGAGAACCTGTTGATATAAGCTATAGAGAAGAAGCGCGGTGGATTTAGGGAATTTAGATGTAAGAGATTTAGTTGGAGAATTGGATCCATCCAAACCGACGTAAGATGCCGCAGCGTAGAACCGTTCTGGATATTGCAAACCAGAACTTGCTCTCGCCATCGCCATCGACATTTCTgattattattcttattttcaGATCCAATTGAAAACTCTTCAAACTTAACTTGGGATCTGATTTTGATTATTCAGAGGGATTGGGTTCCTCAACTAATATTATGTCTTTAGATGTACGAAATCAATCaattatcaattaaattattaaacgATTATCTAAGAATGTgatgttttttctgtttttttgcGCGTGCATTCTTCCTAGATCCATTTTTTGGCTTTcgtaataaattaataaaatgccCCCACGGTTTCGATAATTACATATACACACCTATctaatttctttgttttctgtaAGATAATTTGATGTAGGGTCATATTAACTTGTGTCTTTAGGGCATATgttaaacattaaatttttgACATTAATAGTAAgtattaatagaaaaaaattaatattagaatttttgagtgattaattaatataatttttgagaCATAATTTCTATTAGTGGAATCATTAAACAtaagttaatttatttgatgtaatcaagTTAAAAGTTGATTTACTTTTGGTTAAAGTTGTCCGGTCGTTATTTGCTTGTTTTTTTACGGCTTCTTGCATACAAGCACAAAAATAGtacaatctttttctttttgctaaTAAGCAAAATCTTCAAATAAAAGAGCATGCTAGTATTTGTAAAGAAAATTttatacaaagaaaataatgaatAGGAATAAACTGTCTGACTAGTGACTAGTTATTTTTGTTGACCATGTATTAGAAACTGGATAGCTATTATTTGTAATCCATGAGGTTTTTGtgtttcttgtaaaaaaagttGTAGCGATCAAGATTTTCCTTCATAACAAAAAAGAGCATTTTCCTTTCTCGAGTTACACCCACCGTTACCTTTTAAGCAATTTTTGTTTGACTAGTTTGCCCTTATACCCAAATCAAATCAGCAAAACAATTAGTTCATTCTATTCCTTTCTCGTTCTCTTCTTACATGAGCTGAATATGCAACAACGATGAACCAAGTTCGTCCCATTGCTAAGAAAGCAACAATCAAAACAAAGGATGATGAAGCTGAACAAAGCAACATGAAAACTTTAGCCCTCACGAATGCATCCTAGTAATAATGTTGCGTGCCAACCAAAGCTTCTTCAATCACCACCCGAAACGGATGCACGTGTCACGTGTGTTCAATTGGGCGttgggacattttttttttttttttaaaggatcaaTTGGGACATCTTCCTCcacttaaattaattaatttatgctAAGGTGTTTgatgattgtattttttttaaaggcaaAATAGaacatataataaattaaaaggaaCAAGTATAAAGACCGAGGGACATTAGACCTAACCCAGGAATAATCTAAATGGGAATACAACATGATAATACAGTCCAAGTGGAACAATTCTAAACTATCCACAATAATCACGTGCGCAACCCAACGAATCCGCGTACGGGTGCGTAACTAGGCTACAAAAAAGAGTGAAAATGGACATCCGCATAGAACAGTTAGAGTTTACAGGTGGCAAATGGATTGACCGTCAACACAGTAACCAAACCAAGTGCCAAGCTCCCTGAACAGCGGCAAGCATAAGATGCTCTTTCGAGCAAACAACGCGTAAGAACTCAGATCGAGGGATGAGTCCAATACGTCAATCAGACCCTTTCGGGTTGAACGAACCAGACCCTTTCGGTTCATTTGAAATACAACCACAACAAACAGGTCTCAATCTAAAGCCTCCCAATCatgtaaaaacaaaacaacaaaaatgatgattgtatttattttaattaaaacttaaggttttgtttgcaagtttggaggggaagagaAGAAATGGCTTTGGGGTGAGAGATATAGGGGGAAATTGataaatctttcacattttttgaaagataatttttttagagagtgataaactaatacttatgattaatgtatttttaaCTTTAAGAGTAAACCCCTCatcaaatacaattttttagttccctcAAATGGGGagggttttatattttgaagaaaaatgttcttccacttactccttcttttttttttttttctttcaaaccctCACTTCctttcccctccaaactcgcaaacaaagcctaagtgcTGCCCCGATTGTATTAATGATTTGTTAGAAATATTAGTAATTTAAGATGGTGTACTTCAAAGTGTTGGAGGGatggttttagaaaatgaagaGTCAAGTAAGCCAAAACTACATTGTTTGAAGCATTACAAGTTACAAATCGAAGAACGTGAGACATATAAAGAATGAGTTTTGTCGCCCAAGTTGATTGCGAGACTTTTGGCAAGAGATAGGAGAGACTATGGataaattgaaaaggaaaatgttgaagGGAGGGAAAGGCATATTCAAGCAAGTCCACTCAACAAGATAACTGTTTTAATTTGGGCTTTGTTACTTTCTCATATAGTGAAGATTGAAGAAGTTGGATGAGGTTACACCATGACGAGGAGAAGACTAATTTGGTGGAGGGTGTGACACTTAGGGGTTGGCTGGAGGTTTTTGTGACAAAAATTCTCAATTATAATATTAGAGGTTTGAGAGGGTGTTATCGAACGTACGCAAAATTTTACGCACATAAAAGACAGAAAGTATGATACACTAAATTTGAGATAATGAATGATTGGTTTTTCAGTGCTTTATGGGTTCCTCAGAGGTTGGTTTTTCTTTCGGGTCTTAATTGGGAGCTTATGGTTGTATTCTTACTTTAAGGAATGCTAATTTGGTGGAGGTGCgatattcaattaattttgaTCATGGGCTGatcattaataattattttaagataCACAATGCAGGtaaaaggaaaaagagtacatgTTGATATAAGTTATAAAGAAGAAGCGCGTCGGATTACGAAACTTAGAGGTGAGAGATTTAGTTAGAGAATTGGGTCCATCAAATTTGACGCTGCAGCAGTGTAGAGTTGTTATGAAAAATTGATATCTTTATAAATgtcaaatatatttaacccttgttTTGACATGTAAGGTTTCTAAAGTTGCTGACTTTATAGCTCATTGGTAGGTGTGTGTATAAAGTTTCGGCGAATGTGTTAGCAAGCAAGTTAAAATTAGTATAAAGGAGTCAACGTAGTGGTGATAGTTGTTCTAAACATATACACTTTGTAAGCATAGTATGACAAAATAGAACACAATACAACACATAATATTATCCAAAATGTAACGGCTAACCATTAACACATAAGATTACCCAAAATGTGATATGCAAGCTTTAACACAATAATATcgtaaaaaatgtaaaaaacttGCGGTCAAATAAAACAAGCGTAAATATTAAGCAAACGATAGCCACAAGATCAGTTATTTGGTCaattcaacaaaagaaaaatgaagaataaaTGCATATGATAGAGAGAACTCACTCAAAGGTACGCCTTCGGACTTTTTtttatgggttaaatatgtttttggtccttataaatatactaattttttgttttagtccttctaaaaattttcttcaatttttggtccctataaaattttcaatcactacttttggtccctatttttgagttaattttagtttttttttaatgaaattgtgcataaatgtgtaaaatattgtaaaaatcttttccaaaaaaaattagaattttttggagagattattataatattatgaattttttctgcaaaattttattcaaaaatatgaattttacatatgagtttactttaaaggatgGATCAAAAGTgacgataattttttttttaagaactaaaagttgaaggaaaattttagagggactaaaaggaaaaattggtatatttatagggacaaaaacatatttaacacttCTTTTATTTGCCAAAGAAAGTATGGTCACAATATTGGATTGTTCTACAGAGACAATCACTTTTATAGGAGGAGGCAATTGGACAAGATCCGTCAAAGTTCAAACCTTCTTTTCTTGATTTAATCTCTCTATACAATGTAACGACGAGCTCTTCTTCTAAGAAGAGGGCATAAAATGACAAGTAGCAGacttcattatcttcttcataACCGGGGCAATCATGGTCCTATCATATAGTTTGAAGGCAAACATATATTCTAAATCAATAACAAACTTAGACAAAAATTAGCATATATGAACTCATTTTCAagtataaaaatcaaaatgagaaaaatccatttttggGAACACAACAAATGTGCGCAAACCTCTCGTTTAGTTGTGTGAAGCGTCTAAAATTTGAAGTAATTGACCAAGTTTAATAAACGtcgaagatgaagaaaagtaaaTAATCACGGTATATATATTAGTACGATTGACGATTCTATAACCCGATTCTATATCAGTAATAAAATTGGAAGCAAGGACACATGAGATTTATTTTTGGCTCTAACCTCACGCACACAAGTAACTTAAGGACTtggttgttttaattttaaatgtttttcgaaaagctatttcaagtagctttttagtttatagctggtagctttttatactctcttccaattttaaccttattaatttaattttattattttttaataaacatcaCGTTGATAGGCAAGGTAACTACCCACGCTTGATATCACTTTCTTTTAGTGGAAGTTTTATATCCCTTTTTTTAGGGGACATTTTTCATGTCTTctgctttttatatttttgttgttcgttttttttttttttaatttacaataAATAGTAAAGcaattttagttaaataaaatttatcaaaaaaaatttgttcaatcaaaaatgtcaaattgaattttggtgatgaaaatatttaaaaatatatttaaataattaaaatgaaatacattaagtaaaaattattatatgtataatttatgaaaaaacaaaaaagacaaatatgtccttttatgtcattttatatttaacaaccaCCTCAataactaattttaccaaacactttaatttcgATCAGCTACAAGCTAACTTTTCAACTATCAgatatcagctagcttatagcttaattttaccaaacacacgactctgtttggtaaaaataagctataagcttatagctgaaaagcttgcttattaaaaataatgtgtttggtaaaattagctgttgaagtggctgataagtataaaatgacataaaatgacatttttttttaatatacatatagacacacacattttttttgtaatgtatttattttttaatatttttaattatagttaaatatgtttttggtccctataaatattcaaacttttggtcttagtctccataaaaaaattcttcgacctttaatcctaaaaaaaaattcaccgacaattttgatctctgctttatgaatcccaaaaataagagaaaggtggaaacaaaatgtaagctagaatatataaaattttacaatgtacaatagactagttattttttcctttaaaaaaaaacaaataggcTAACTATATTTTATGTGATGTACAGCAGATTagttatagcaaaatataaaacatttccttaaaaaaatacatacatacatatatatatatatatatatatatatatatatatatatatatatataaagtgctccttaaaaaaaaagtgacatttttttaagagaaaaaatggGGCGGTTTATAAAGATGAATATGtgtagttgtttaattaaaaaaataattaatttaaattaatagggttaaagttggaagaaaatataaaaaactaccGGCTATAAgttaaaaagctacttgaaatagcttttcaaaaaacgttataagctcatgaaaaaagcttgttaccaaacacgctacgttttcatctaacgagcttataagctaatctaACAAACTATAAattagcttttttgtgttaccaaacacagtcATAagctaattaaaaaaactttttaccaaacacgtcttattctttaaaaaaagctTATAACCTAATCCAAAAAGCCAGCCAATGTCAACACAAGTGAGTCAGACGAGTCACGTTTAAAAAGTAACTTACGGAAATATAACAAGAAgcagtagtagtagtagtatttcatttcatttcactgTGCGTTGCTTTCTTCATATGCTTTGCATCGTTTGTTTCATTCATAAAACCAGGTATATTCCCCTTTCCTTTCTCCATCTACGTTCAAATATCTTCACccatctatttatttatttgtttattttatttattcatgttaTTCCTATGCATACTTGGTCTTTGATGCTTATTACCCTTTGAAAACAAAACCTTACTTAGCATTCAACCGAACCAGCGTTTCTTGCTCAAATTCAAAGGTtaaaaacacaacacaaaataTTATTCACGTTTCTCTGTTATGAACAATCATTAACTTGTTCAACGTGCTTGCTTCTGTTATGCGTGTTATAATAAACAAAGCACGATACTTTCAAATATTTTCAGCTTTTCAATATTTCCACTAATTTTTTACTGTATCTGGTTTGTAATGTAGTACGTGTACTTAATCTCCGCGTTGTTCATGAATTTGCTTCTTTGTTAATCaaaattcttcaactttttGAAGCCGTGTCAAGAAAATAAGTTGACAATTTTCGGTTTATttacaatgaaaaataatattttttaatgtgaGTGATTTAGGTAACCGTGTTGAAGTGAGGGTTTTGATGTTTCAGATCGTATTGCCAATTTTCGTAGGCTTATCAGCTGAAAATTGTTCCATGTTGCTTGTGTTCTATTCTGACCCCGAGTTGATTGATAGTTATTAAAGTGAAAATATTTGAGATCTAATACTCTGTTAATATGCAAGGGCTGTTAATTTAGAAAACAAAGTATCAATTCCTTAGGGATAGATATTACTTTTTATGCGTAGTTACAATTGCAGCTCATGTTTTAAGTATGCTTTTTGATTATGCTATCTAATCTACAAGATTTGAGTTATCCAATCATGTAGATAAATGTTATCTGATCATGGCTTAAGAATAAATGTTATAAGATGGAAGAGGATCAAGAGGGATCTGGGTTGATTATCTTGTTTGTTGGTATTCAAAATTCTTCACCCTTATATAAGGgtttttttcactttcaatgTCTTCCCTTGCTCGTTGCATGGTGTATTCATTTTGAAGCTGCGTCAACAATTGTGTCTTTCAGAAAAAAAGTTGACATTTTTTGGTTTATTGACAAGGGAAAATTATAGCTTTTTATGTGAGTGATTTCATTTAGGTAACCTTGTTGAggtggatttttttatgtttatcgtttttttttttgtaaccatTTAGAAAACAAAGTAACAATTCCACAGGGATAGTTGGATACTCATAGTTTTGAAATCTAAATTCTTTCATTAAGTAGAATGATGCTTTCAAAAACCAGTGGCATGGTTAATATGAATGGTTGATGAGTAACACTGCTTTACTTTTATGCCTCGTCACAACTGATACTTTAAGTATGCTCTTGATGATGTTATCTAATCTACATTTCCTTTATAAATTTCTTCTTAAGGCATGATTTGACTCTTTAGTTATCTGGTTTTGTTTTACTATATTTCTTTGCAGATGGTGTCCTTTAACCAGAATTATAACGTTATTTTCATGGACGATGCATCTGATAGAGACCCTGAATTCAGTCCTCGAATAGGTCATGCATACCAGGCGGAAATTCCTTCTGTCATTGCAAAATCAGACCATCTTTCACTCCGAATGAATCCTGCTGATTCAGAAGATGTTCACGATAAATCACTCTCCTTTGCAATTGATTTACCCATGTCAGACACATGGAGTGATGCTGATGCAAATAGTTTTGAACtaggtttgtttatttttgggAAGAATTTTACTCAGATAAAACGATTCATCGAGAACAAAGGGATGGGGgaaatactttcattttactATGGAAGGTTTTACAAAACTGATGGATATCATAGATGGTCGAAGTGCAGGAagaaaaaagggagaaagtgtATGATAGGACATAACCTTTTTGCCGGACCGAGGCAACATGAACTATTGTCTCGCTTGATTCCTCATGTCTCTGAAGAATCTCAAAATGCTCTGTCACAGGTATTCAACTATGTCGTCTCATCTCCATCTCCTCTATTGTTAATGAACTGCATAAGTATATTCCATTTCTCTGACAGATTGGCTTAGCCTATATGACTGCATTTAGTGGtttcaaattttctttcattctcACATGTCTTTCTTACGATATTGTATCTAATGTGAATTCCTTTGCAAGTTCTGATATTGATTTTTTCCCTGTAATTTTAAATATAGCCTTCTTTAACATCCTTCTCGAAGTGTGGTAATATTTCATGAtattaataattgttttaacaGTAATCTGGTTTATGTGGTGCACTGCATGTATAATGATTGTCTGTCCATATTTTGTGGATTTATTAACCATGTAAAAGAATAAAAGTCACTAGGAATAAGGGACTAAATTATCTTTTGGAAATGCATTTTATTTATGAGCTCCGAATGATGCTTAGTTTGTTTCTCCTAGGCAATTCGATGTTACAAACTGAAAGCTTCGCTAGTTTATGGAACAtcttatttctttaattttacaTACTTTGTGCATTTGATAGTTACAATGTAATTACGATGGAGTAACCGAGCGAATTATCATTTACTGCAACATACCATAATTATTTGAAGTTTTATGTCCATACCAGtaccttttttctttaaatcaCTCCAGTTATATATATCATATGTTTCAGTCCTCACTTTACTTATATTTATACACAGATTTCAAAGTCGTTTATGGAGGGAAGAACTTCTCTAGAAGATTACACATCTTCTTTGAAGTCTACTGTTGGACTTGGTGTACTTGTGGAAGCTGTAGGTATTGGTAAGGAGATGGGAGACCTTACTAGGATTGGCATGGAACCTGGGAAGGACGTTCAAGCGTTGCCAGTACCAGCTTGCAAAGCTTTGTCTTCTCTTGGACCTAGTGAGATAATTCAATATTTGACAGGATTTCGGCTGAGCAAAACCAAAAGTAATGATCTCTTCTGGGAGGCTGTTTGGCCCCGCTTACTGGCAAGAGGTTGGCACTCTGAGCAACCAAAGTATCGATGCTATGTTACTTCCAATGATTATCTGGTTTTTCTTATTCCCGGTGTTGAGAAGTTTTCGAGGAGAAAACTTGTGAAAGGTGACCATTACTTTGATTCTGTTAGTGATGTCTTGAGAAAAGTAGTTGCTGAACCGAATATTCTCGTGctcaaagaagaagaaggagaagccAAATTTGGTAGCTGCAATGAGGAAGATCCCGAAAATGGATCAAATGAAGATGATCTGTCTAAGGATCATCGCTATTGTTACCTCAAGCCCCGATCTTCTACTTACAGTAAAGATCATATCAAATTCATGGTTATTGATACCAGTTTGGTGCATGGTGGAAAGTCATCTGCTTTAAGGGAATTGAAATCTGTGCCTGTTAATTCGGTGCCTAAAGTTGAGGTAGATTTTGGTTGTAGGAAGGTAAACCATAGCAAGGATGCGCCTAAAACCATTAAACAGAAGTCGACAAAGTTAATAGTGATTGATACCAATAGACTTTCTGAAGGA containing:
- the LOC11425649 gene encoding uncharacterized protein, which gives rise to MVSFNQNYNVIFMDDASDRDPEFSPRIGHAYQAEIPSVIAKSDHLSLRMNPADSEDVHDKSLSFAIDLPMSDTWSDADANSFELGLFIFGKNFTQIKRFIENKGMGEILSFYYGRFYKTDGYHRWSKCRKKKGRKCMIGHNLFAGPRQHELLSRLIPHVSEESQNALSQISKSFMEGRTSLEDYTSSLKSTVGLGVLVEAVGIGKEMGDLTRIGMEPGKDVQALPVPACKALSSLGPSEIIQYLTGFRLSKTKSNDLFWEAVWPRLLARGWHSEQPKYRCYVTSNDYLVFLIPGVEKFSRRKLVKGDHYFDSVSDVLRKVVAEPNILVLKEEEGEAKFGSCNEEDPENGSNEDDLSKDHRYCYLKPRSSTYSKDHIKFMVIDTSLVHGGKSSALRELKSVPVNSVPKVEVDFGCRKVNHSKDAPKTIKQKSTKLIVIDTNRLSEGKLLKLKVKQLKYLPVELEDASTMTTGLLRESKGGSSIDDSSRKVEAKRLVCDKKNINKTDGCRGVSNSGATSKKAHDNLDNNRLTRIIKHQFNRRVRSGDSNHAAVPIKRRKLTACAKSEKSRIVENSSGCLGLSRSSCFRDANQNVCGPVSHHQNENSTSSADRSVEEDNGKSIINDSYQHTSVSCVKVEKSESFTFNIPQVPSNSENSKTVAMAAEDEQGLTAKNPCLTYASQEVVKEPLRIPCDVGSLEQQPDMNPRRQSSRNRPLTVRALECIANEFLHVPKRQKKKDIQTHQDPFNPCRKART